The Roseomonas haemaphysalidis genome segment TTTCCTCAGGCCACGGCCGCGGGGAACGGCGCATCGGCATGGCGCGCGCGCTTCACAGCGTCCCGCACCAGCACGTAGCCGCCCTTGGCGCCCGGCACCGCGCCCTTGACCATCAGCAGGCCACGGTCGAGGTCGAAACCCGCGACTTCGAGGTTCTGCGTGGTAATGCGCTCGACGCCGAGATGGCCCGCCATCTTCTTGTTCTTGAAGGTCTTGCCCGGATCCTGACGGTTGCCCGTCGAACCGTGCGAGCGGTGCGAGATCGACACGCCGTGCGAGGCCTCGAGACCGGCAAAGTTCCAGCGCTTCATGGCGCCGGCAAAACCCTTGCCCTTCGAGGTTCCCGTCACGTCGACGATCTGGCCCTTCACGAAGTGCTCCGCAGAGAGCTTCGCGCCCACATCCAGCGTGGCATCGCTGCCCACGCGGAACTCGGCGACCTTCATCGGTGCCTCGACACCCGCCTTGGCGAAGTGACCCTTGTTGGGCTTCGAGACGTTCTTCGGCTTCGCCAGGCCAAAGCCCAGCTGCACCGCATCATAACCGTCCTTCTCCGCCGTCTTCGTCGCCACCACGCGCACCTGGTCCAGGTGCAGCACGGTGACGGGGACAGTGGAGCCGTCATCGTTGAACAAGCGGGTCATGCCCAGCTTCTTCGCGATCAGGCCGGTGCGACCATTCTTCGCGGCCATGGTATGTCTCCCGGCCTTCAGATCTTGATCTCGACGTCCACCCCGGCGGCCAGGTCGAGCTTCATCAGCGCGTCCACGGTCTGCGGGGTGGGGTCGACGATATCAAGCAAACGCCGGTGAGTCCGGATCTCGAACTGCTCACGGCTCTTCTTGTCGACATGCGGCGAACGGTTCACGGTGAACCGCTCGATCTGCGTCGGCAACGGGATCGGGCCGCGCACGCGCGCGCCCGTCCGCTTCGCGGTGTTCACGATCTCCCGCGTGCTGCCATCCAGCACGCGGTGATCGAACGCCTTGAGGCGGATGCGGATGTTCTGGCTGTCCATGACTGGCGCCTATCTCTTCCCGCTGCCCGCTTACGCGCTGATGGAGGCGACGACGCCGGCGCCGACGGTGCGGCCGCCTTCGCGGATGGCGAAGCGCAGGCCCTCATCCATGGCGATCGGCGCGATCAGCTCGACGTCCATCGACACGTTGTCCCCCGGCATCACCATCTCAACGCCGTCCGGCAGCGTCACCACGCCCGTCACGTCGGTCGTGCGGAAGTAGAACTGCGGGCGGTAGTTGGTGAAGAACGGCGTGTGGCGGCCGCCTTCTTCCTTGGTCAGCACGTAGGCCTCGGCCTTGAACTTGTTGTGCGGCTTGATCGAGTTCGGGGCCGCCAGAACCTGGCCGCGCTCCACGTCCTCGCGCTTGGTGCCGCGCAGCAGCGCGCCGATGTTGTCGCCCGCCTGTCCGCTGTCCAGCAGCTTGCGGAACATCTCGACGCCCGTCACCGTCGTCTTCACCGTCGCCTTCAGGCCAACGATCTCGACTTCCTCGCCGACCTTGATCACGCCCCGCTCCACGCGGCCCGTCACCACCGTGCCGCGGCCCGAGATGGAGAACACGTCTTCCACCGGCATCAGGAACGGACGGTCAATGGCGCGCTCCGGCTGCGGGATGTAGGCATCCACCGCCGCCATCAGCTCCAGGATCGCGTTCTCGCCCAGCTCCGGCGACTTGTCTTCCAGCGCCATCAGCGCCGAGCCCTTGATCACGGGGATGTCGTCGCCCGGGAACTGGTAGGAGCTCAGCAGCTCGCGCACCTCCATCTCGACCAGCTCCAGCAGGTCGGGATCGGCCATGTCGCACTTGTTCAGGAACACCACCAGCGCCGGCACGCCAACCTGGCGCGCCAGCAGGATGTGCTCGCGCGTCTGCGGCATCGGGCCGTCGGCCGCCGACACCACCAGGATCGCGCCGTCCATCTGCGCCGCACCCGTGATCATGTTCTTCACGTAGTCGGCGTGGCCCGGGCAGTCCACGTGGGCGTAGTGGCGGTTGGCCGTCTCGTACTCGACGTGCGCCGTCGAGATCGTGATGCCGCGCGCCCGCTCCTCGGGGGCCTTGTCAATCTGGTCGTACGCCGTGAACGACGCACCGCCCGACTTCGCCAGGACCTTGGTGATCGCCGCCGTCAGCGACGTCTTGCCATGATCCACGTGCCCGATCGTGCCAATATTGCAGTGCGGCTTGTTCCGCTCAAACTTAGCTTTCGCCATCGTCTTCAGTCCCCGATCGGGTGTCGTTACCAGCGGTAGTGGCTGAAAGCCTTGTTGGCTTCGGCCATCCGGTGCGTGTCTTCGCGCTTCTTCACGGCGGTGCCGCGGTTGTTCGCGGCATCCATCAGCTCCGAGGAGAGCCGCTCTTCCATCGTGTGCTCACCGCGCTTGCGGGAGCTCTCGATGAGCCAGCGGATCGCCAGGGCCTGGCGCCGCTCGGGACGCACTTCGACGGGCACCTGATAGGTGGCACCGCCGACGCGGCGCGAACGCACCTCGACCGCGGGCTTCACGTTGTCCATCGCCTCATGGAACAGGCGCAGGGGGTCGCTGTTCGGACCGCCGCGGCGCTTCAGGGTGTCCATGGCGGCGTAGACGATACGCTCGGCCGTGCTTTTCTTGCCGTCATACATCAGCACGTTCATGAAACGGCTGAGGACGACGTCGCCGAACTTCGGGTCCGGCAAAACTTCGCGCTTCTCGGCGCTATGGCGACGCGACATCGCTGCTATTCCTTACTTCGGCCGCTTCGCGCCGTAGAGCGAGCGCCGCTTGCGACGCTTGGAGATGCCCTGCGTGTCCAGCACGCCGCGCAGGATGTGGTAGCGCACACCCGGAAGATCCTTCACGCGCCCGCCGCGGATCAGCACCACGGAGTGCTCCTGCAGGTTGTGACCTTCACCGGGGATGTAGCTCACGACTTCATAGCCGTTCACCAGGCGCACCTTGGCGACCTTACGCAGAGCCGAGTTCGGCTTCTTCGGCGTGGTCGTGTAGACGCGGGTGCAAACGCCACGCTTCTGCGGGCAGTTCTGCAAGGCCGGAACCTTGTTCCGCACCGGCTTGGGCTCACGCCCGCGGGCAATGAGCTGATTGATCGTCGGCATGACGCCCCTTGTGCTTCTACTGACGCCCAGACCCCATGCAAGCGAAGCAGCCCGGCCAGACCATGCATTGCTGCATGACCCTTCCGAGCCTTTGCCCCGCCCCCGGCCTAGACATCCATGAAATGGATGCGGCACCGGTTGCGCAGAACCTGTCGTCCGAACTCCGCAGGCCTACCCGGTGCTCCGGATAAACCCCGTCGAGGGGGCGGAACCTACGCGCCGACCCACAATGAGTCAAGCACGCCGCACCCCCGTCACAGGGAATCCGGGGCCGAAAGGACCCCGGATTCCTTTTGCCTCCCCTGCGCCGGACGCGGGTGCGCCCGGCCGGGACCTTACTCCGCCGCTTCGGCGCCGGGCTTGGGCAGCGCCGCGCTGGTCTGCGGCAGCCGCTGGCCATCGCGCTGTGCGGCCAGCGCCCGCAGCCGGTTCATCACGGAGCCCGTGCCCGCCGGGATCAGGCGCCCGACGATCACGTTCTCCTTCAGCCCGGCCAGGAAGTCGACCTTGCCGGCCACCGCCGCCTCCGTCAGCACCCGGGTCGTTTCCTGGAAGGAGGCGGCCGAGATGAAGGAGGTGGTCTGCAGCGACGCCTTGGTGATGCCCTGCAGCACCGGCTCGGCCCGCGCCGGGCGCTCCTTGTTCGCGATCAGCTTCTCGTTCTCGATCTCGAACTCGATGCGCTCGACCGTTTCGCCGGTCAGGTAGGTGGTGTCGCCCGGCTCCAGGATCTCCACCTTCTGCAGCATCTGACGAACAATGACCTCGATGTGCTTGTCATTGATCTTCACGCCCTGCAGTCGATAGACGTCCTGGATCTCGTTGACCAGGTAGTTGGCCAGCGCCTCCACGCCCAGCACCCGCAGGATGTCGTGCGGCACGCGGGGACCGTCGACCAGCGGGTCGCCGGCCTTCACGTAGTCGCCTTCCTGCACGGACACGTGCTTGCCCTTGGGCACCAGGTACTCGCGGGCCACGGGCGCGTCGTCGCCCACCTGCTCCGGCACCACCAGGATGCGGCGCTTGGCCTTGTAGTCCTTGCCGAACTCCACGCGCCCATCGATCTCGCTGATGATCGCGTGGTCCTTCGGGCGGCGGGCCTCGAACAGCTCGGCCACGCGGGGCAGACCGCCGGTGATGTCGCGGGTTTTGGAGGACTCGCGCGGCAGGCGGGCCACCACGTCGCCGGCCGCCACCTGGGCGCCGTTCTCGACTGAGAGGATCGAGTCGGGCGACAGGAAGTAACGGGCCTCGGCGCCGTT includes the following:
- the rplC gene encoding 50S ribosomal protein L3; the protein is MAAKNGRTGLIAKKLGMTRLFNDDGSTVPVTVLHLDQVRVVATKTAEKDGYDAVQLGFGLAKPKNVSKPNKGHFAKAGVEAPMKVAEFRVGSDATLDVGAKLSAEHFVKGQIVDVTGTSKGKGFAGAMKRWNFAGLEASHGVSISHRSHGSTGNRQDPGKTFKNKKMAGHLGVERITTQNLEVAGFDLDRGLLMVKGAVPGAKGGYVLVRDAVKRARHADAPFPAAVA
- the rpsJ gene encoding 30S ribosomal protein S10: MDSQNIRIRLKAFDHRVLDGSTREIVNTAKRTGARVRGPIPLPTQIERFTVNRSPHVDKKSREQFEIRTHRRLLDIVDPTPQTVDALMKLDLAAGVDVEIKI
- the tuf gene encoding elongation factor Tu, with the translated sequence MAKAKFERNKPHCNIGTIGHVDHGKTSLTAAITKVLAKSGGASFTAYDQIDKAPEERARGITISTAHVEYETANRHYAHVDCPGHADYVKNMITGAAQMDGAILVVSAADGPMPQTREHILLARQVGVPALVVFLNKCDMADPDLLELVEMEVRELLSSYQFPGDDIPVIKGSALMALEDKSPELGENAILELMAAVDAYIPQPERAIDRPFLMPVEDVFSISGRGTVVTGRVERGVIKVGEEVEIVGLKATVKTTVTGVEMFRKLLDSGQAGDNIGALLRGTKREDVERGQVLAAPNSIKPHNKFKAEAYVLTKEEGGRHTPFFTNYRPQFYFRTTDVTGVVTLPDGVEMVMPGDNVSMDVELIAPIAMDEGLRFAIREGGRTVGAGVVASISA
- the rpsG gene encoding 30S ribosomal protein S7, which produces MSRRHSAEKREVLPDPKFGDVVLSRFMNVLMYDGKKSTAERIVYAAMDTLKRRGGPNSDPLRLFHEAMDNVKPAVEVRSRRVGGATYQVPVEVRPERRQALAIRWLIESSRKRGEHTMEERLSSELMDAANNRGTAVKKREDTHRMAEANKAFSHYRW
- the rpsL gene encoding 30S ribosomal protein S12, which encodes MPTINQLIARGREPKPVRNKVPALQNCPQKRGVCTRVYTTTPKKPNSALRKVAKVRLVNGYEVVSYIPGEGHNLQEHSVVLIRGGRVKDLPGVRYHILRGVLDTQGISKRRKRRSLYGAKRPK